The window AGCCAGTGCAGTATTTGCCACAAATGGTAAAGCTGAAAGCAGTAAGGTAAAAATAGCTTTTTTGAACATAGGCTCTCTCCTGAAGTGATGAATTCATCATCAAACAGAAGTCAGGCAGTGCATACTGCCAGTTATGGCAGCATTGGCTATAAGTCAGTACGCAATGATCTAAATCTGTCGGGCATCATCAGGTAAACTGTCGGCAGATAAATTGGGGAATAAAATATGTTGAATGATGAATTAATTGCTGCGGTACTACAGATCGTAAAAGACGCCGGACACGCTATTTTGTCTGTCTATGATGAACCGGTAGAGTTGACGGTTAAAGCAGATGAATCACCTTTAACACAAGCGGATAAAGCATCGCATCAATTGATTGAACAACAACTTCAGCAGTTGACACCTGAGTGGCAAGTGGTCTCTGAGGAATCGGATGACACTATGAAGGCAAAACGCACGACATTGCCAATTTATTGGCTGGTTGATCCACTCGATGGCACGAAAGAGTTCATCAAACGGAATGGTGAATTTACCGTCAATATTGCACTGATTGTTGATGGCATCGCGGTATTTGGCGCTGTGGGGGTACCAGTACAGAATAAATTGTATTGGGGCGGTAAAGATTATGGCTGCTGGCTGGAAGATGAAACCGGAGTTCATGCTTTATCAGGAACCACTAAATCAGACAAAACGCCATTGCGTGTCGTAGGCAGTCGTTCGCATGTGAATGCGGAAACAGCGGAATACCTCGAAAAACTGGGCGAACATGAGCTGGTGTCTGTGGGGAGCTCGCTGAAGTTTTGTTTACTGGCAGAAGGCAAAGCTGATCTGTATCCGCGCTTAGGTCCAACTTGTGAGTGGGACACTGCCGCTGCGCAGGCAGTATTGGAAGGTGCGGGTGGTAAAGTGGAAACACTGGCCGGGCAACCGTTGTGTTACAGCAAAGCAGATATTCTGAACCCTTGGTTTGTCGCTTCCATCTAAATGCAAAAAGGCCTGAATTCAGGCCTTTTTAATATGCGAACGGAGTTGCTTCAGATAGTTTGTTTATACGGTTTTACCGTTACTTTGCCATAGACGCCGGCTGCAACGAACGGATCAGCATCCGCCCACGCTTTAGCTTCGGTCAATGATGGAAAATCCACAATCATCACACTGCCGCTGAAACCAGCTTCGCCTGGATCATCCGCATCAATTGCTGGGTTTGGGCCTGCAGTCAGCACGCGGCCTTCAGCTTGCATTGCTTGTAAGCGAGCCAGATGGGCCGGGCGGTGTTCTTTACGTAATGGCAGGCTGTTTTCAATATCTTCTGCGATGATGACGTACCACATAACTATTCCTTATCCTGTTCTTGTTGGTTATTAGAAGGCAGGTAACGGTAAACATAAACACCGGTGAGCACTGTGCTGACCAGCATCAGACCTAAAACACCGAATACCTTAAAATCGACCCAGATCTCTGTTGGCAAATAGAAAGCGATATAGACGTTTAAAGCGCCAAGGATCCAGAAAAACAGACCCCAAGAGAAATTAATCCGGTTCCAGACTGTATCTGGCAGTACTAATTCTTTTCCTAACATTTTTTTCAGCAGCGGTTGCCGGAACAGAAACTGACTGGCCCACAAGGCAGAGCCGAAGGCGGCATAGAGTACGGTGACTTTCCATTTAATGAAGTTTTCATTGTGGAAAAACAGGGTCATAGCACCAAAAACCAAAACTAAAGCCAAAGTAATTAACTGACCGCGTTCCAGTTTTTTATACAGAAACCAAACCACAACCATCTGTAGTAATGTCGCGGCCATTAATGCGCCAGTTGCGGCATAGATGTCGTGCAGTTTATAGACAGCAAAAAAGATGATGAGAGGGATGAAATCGAGCAGCTGTTTCATGTTTTGTCTCGTTGTTAACAAACGGTGACAGTTTAACCAGTGCCTGATGGAATGAAAAGAGAAAACGACAGCAGAAAAAACTCCCCCATTTTTCGGGGGAGTTTCAGAAGGAATTAACGCAGTGTTGCGGCTTTCATGCTCTTCACAAACGTGGTTAATTTTTCCAGCATAACGGCGGGTTCCGCCAGATTTTGCTCGATGATTTTCACGACAGCAGAACCTGAAATAGCACCGGCGGCACCTGCCGCAATCGCGGCTTTGACTTGTTCTGGTTCGCTGATACCAAAGCCCAACAAGGCTGGTGGCGCACCAAATTCTTTCAATGCTTGTAGTAAATGATCGACAGGCATTTGTGCTCGCGTTTCAGTGCCAGTAACACCGGCGCGACTTAGCAGATAGGTGTAGCCGGAACTCAGTTTTGCTACTGTTTTTAGTGTTTCGTCGTCAGCATTGGGTGGCGCAATATAAATGCTCTCAATACCGACTTGGTCTGCCGCCGCTTTGAACGGTGCTGACATTTCAACTGGCACATCAGCAATTAATACCGAGTCCACTCCGGCATCTTTCGCTTTCTGGTAGAAATCTTCCGGTGTATGGGTATAAACCAGGTTGGCATACAGCAGCAAACCAATTGGCAGCTCCGGATATTTAGCCCGGATACGCGCCAGAATATCGAAG of the uncultured Tolumonas sp. genome contains:
- the cysQ gene encoding 3'(2'),5'-bisphosphate nucleotidase CysQ: MLNDELIAAVLQIVKDAGHAILSVYDEPVELTVKADESPLTQADKASHQLIEQQLQQLTPEWQVVSEESDDTMKAKRTTLPIYWLVDPLDGTKEFIKRNGEFTVNIALIVDGIAVFGAVGVPVQNKLYWGGKDYGCWLEDETGVHALSGTTKSDKTPLRVVGSRSHVNAETAEYLEKLGEHELVSVGSSLKFCLLAEGKADLYPRLGPTCEWDTAAAQAVLEGAGGKVETLAGQPLCYSKADILNPWFVASI
- a CDS encoding YciI family protein, giving the protein MWYVIIAEDIENSLPLRKEHRPAHLARLQAMQAEGRVLTAGPNPAIDADDPGEAGFSGSVMIVDFPSLTEAKAWADADPFVAAGVYGKVTVKPYKQTI
- a CDS encoding septation protein A; this translates as MKQLLDFIPLIIFFAVYKLHDIYAATGALMAATLLQMVVVWFLYKKLERGQLITLALVLVFGAMTLFFHNENFIKWKVTVLYAAFGSALWASQFLFRQPLLKKMLGKELVLPDTVWNRINFSWGLFFWILGALNVYIAFYLPTEIWVDFKVFGVLGLMLVSTVLTGVYVYRYLPSNNQQEQDKE
- the trpA gene encoding tryptophan synthase subunit alpha, producing the protein MSRYSALFERLDAANQGAFVPFVAIGDPTPALSEQIIEALIAGGADALELAIPFSDPVADGPTIQDAATRALHAHTTPAICFDILARIRAKYPELPIGLLLYANLVYTHTPEDFYQKAKDAGVDSVLIADVPVEMSAPFKAAADQVGIESIYIAPPNADDETLKTVAKLSSGYTYLLSRAGVTGTETRAQMPVDHLLQALKEFGAPPALLGFGISEPEQVKAAIAAGAAGAISGSAVVKIIEQNLAEPAVMLEKLTTFVKSMKAATLR